Proteins from a genomic interval of Zonotrichia leucophrys gambelii isolate GWCS_2022_RI chromosome 5, RI_Zleu_2.0, whole genome shotgun sequence:
- the SVIP gene encoding small VCP/p97-interacting protein has protein sequence MGQCLPCMGDPVKDVVETPDPEIKRRQLAEAAEKRQMEASSRGIKNVQSVEQKKKKQEEIERRMAASRPGGEGGLRWQVG, from the exons ATGgggcagtgcctgccctgcaTGGGGGACCCCGTCAAGGACGTGGTGGAGACGCCGGACCCG gaaataaaaagaagacaACTAGCAGAAGCCGCTGAAAAGAGGCAGATGGAG GCTTCCTCTCGAGGTATTAAGAATGTTCAGTCTGtagagcagaagaaaaagaaacaggaggAAATAGAAAGAAGAATGGCAGCTTCACgtcctggaggagaaggaggactGAGa TGGCAGGTTGGATAA